In a single window of the Thermostichus vulcanus str. 'Rupite' genome:
- a CDS encoding RNA-guided endonuclease InsQ/TnpB family protein produces the protein MLVLEAKLKGKVAQFEALDEAIRTANFIRNSCLRYWMDNRGVTRNDLYKYCKVLADNPDFPWAKRLNSQARQAHAERAWSAIARFFDHCKKQVPGKKGYPKFKKYQTRASVEYKATGWKLSADRKRINFTDGFKAGSFKLKGTRDLNFYQVEQISRVRVVRRSDGYYVQFVLDVERSERQELTKRTVGLDVGLNYFLSDSDGNTVENPRHLRKAENRLKRMQRRVSKKPKGSNNRRKAVKRLGKAHLKVQRQRRDFAVKTARYVVKSSDFVAFEDLQIRNMVKNRHLAKSISDAAWGEFRRWIEYFGKVFGVATVAVSPHYTSQNCSNCGETVKKSLSTRTHVCGHCGHIQDRDHNAAINILRKGLSTVGHTGIHAWGENDRYLNQATAPDKSAR, from the coding sequence ATGCTGGTACTGGAGGCAAAATTGAAGGGCAAAGTTGCACAGTTCGAGGCTTTGGATGAGGCCATTCGGACTGCCAACTTCATCCGCAATTCTTGTCTTCGCTACTGGATGGATAACCGGGGGGTCACGCGCAACGACCTGTACAAATACTGCAAAGTGCTGGCAGACAATCCCGATTTCCCTTGGGCTAAACGGCTCAATTCCCAAGCTCGTCAGGCTCACGCTGAACGGGCTTGGTCTGCTATTGCTCGATTCTTTGATCACTGCAAGAAACAGGTTCCCGGCAAGAAGGGCTACCCAAAATTCAAGAAGTACCAGACTCGTGCCAGTGTTGAGTACAAAGCTACGGGTTGGAAGCTCTCTGCTGACCGCAAGCGAATCAACTTCACAGACGGGTTCAAGGCCGGTAGCTTCAAGCTCAAAGGGACTCGTGACCTCAACTTTTATCAGGTTGAGCAAATCAGCCGGGTTAGAGTAGTGCGCCGCTCTGATGGCTACTATGTGCAGTTTGTGCTGGACGTAGAGCGCAGCGAGCGGCAGGAACTAACTAAACGAACAGTCGGGCTGGATGTAGGGTTGAACTACTTCTTGAGTGATTCTGACGGCAATACCGTTGAGAATCCACGCCATTTGCGCAAGGCAGAGAATCGGCTCAAGCGGATGCAGCGCAGGGTCAGCAAAAAGCCTAAAGGTTCCAATAATCGGAGGAAAGCTGTTAAACGGTTGGGTAAAGCGCATCTGAAGGTACAACGCCAGCGTAGAGACTTTGCTGTAAAAACGGCAAGGTACGTGGTGAAGTCTAGCGACTTCGTGGCGTTTGAAGACTTGCAGATTCGCAATATGGTTAAAAATCGCCACTTGGCTAAATCCATCAGCGATGCCGCCTGGGGTGAGTTCAGAAGATGGATAGAGTATTTTGGCAAAGTGTTTGGGGTAGCAACGGTCGCTGTTTCACCCCACTACACCAGCCAGAATTGCTCGAACTGCGGTGAGACAGTCAAAAAGTCGCTCTCGACTCGCACTCATGTTTGTGGGCACTGTGGGCACATTCAAGACCGGGATCATAACGCTGCCATCAACATTTTGAGAAAAGGACTGAGTACGGTAGGGCATACCGGAATTCACGCTTGGGGAGAGAACGACCGCTATCTGAATCAGGCAACTGCTCCAGACAAGTCGGCTCGCTGA
- a CDS encoding deoxyribodipyrimidine photo-lyase encodes MNRTLVWFRRDLRLSDHAPLERAARRGQVIPVFVLDPALLHHPETGVARVAFMLGCLGALDRELRQRGGRLIVRRGDPLEILPQLVHSSQAEGIYAYSDCERIYGRARDARLNRILASAGIKIRWFDPVGSVPEFVSYPRYRQLWFEQMADPLIPTPIQVAVPEEISSEPIPSLAELGLTPDEKRIPAGSTAAARQTLNLFLRHKAQRYYWQLSYPSAEVTTGLSPYLKFGVISVRECVQTVQQAVQGEPDERKRRSAKQLISRLRWGSGFTQRFRYLPQLELSSLYSVFDQQGWNFDPELYRAWQEGRTGFPIVDAAARCLLTTGGYRSLNFRVRAIYASFLSNLLGMDWRYGALHFMRHLIDGDCPIDHYQWAMQAGVTHCVDKPWTRIYRIERKAQVL; translated from the coding sequence ATGAATCGCACCCTTGTTTGGTTTCGGCGGGATCTGCGCCTATCAGATCATGCCCCTTTGGAGCGAGCGGCACGGCGTGGGCAGGTGATCCCAGTGTTTGTACTAGATCCGGCTTTGCTCCATCACCCCGAAACGGGAGTTGCGCGGGTGGCCTTCATGCTCGGTTGTCTGGGAGCCTTGGATCGGGAACTGCGGCAACGGGGCGGACGGCTGATTGTACGACGGGGGGATCCCCTGGAAATCCTGCCGCAACTGGTTCACAGCAGCCAAGCGGAAGGGATCTACGCCTACAGCGACTGTGAGCGCATTTATGGTCGAGCCCGAGATGCCCGTTTGAACCGCATCCTCGCCTCAGCCGGAATCAAAATACGTTGGTTTGATCCTGTCGGTAGCGTACCGGAGTTTGTCTCTTATCCCCGCTATCGCCAGCTCTGGTTTGAGCAAATGGCGGATCCCCTGATCCCAACCCCTATCCAGGTCGCGGTACCGGAAGAGATATCCTCAGAACCCATACCCAGCCTGGCTGAGTTGGGATTAACCCCCGACGAGAAGCGGATCCCTGCTGGAAGCACCGCAGCAGCCCGACAAACCCTGAACCTGTTTTTGCGCCACAAGGCCCAGCGCTACTATTGGCAACTCTCCTACCCCAGTGCAGAAGTGACCACCGGCTTAAGCCCCTACCTCAAATTTGGGGTGATCTCGGTGCGGGAATGTGTGCAAACGGTGCAGCAGGCCGTGCAAGGTGAGCCAGATGAGCGGAAACGGCGGAGTGCTAAGCAGTTGATCTCACGATTGCGCTGGGGATCCGGCTTTACACAACGGTTTCGTTATCTGCCTCAGTTGGAATTGAGCTCTCTATACAGCGTTTTTGACCAACAAGGTTGGAACTTCGATCCGGAGTTATACCGCGCTTGGCAGGAGGGGCGAACCGGTTTCCCGATCGTGGATGCGGCAGCACGGTGTCTGCTGACTACAGGCGGGTATCGCTCCCTTAATTTCCGAGTTCGGGCGATTTATGCCAGCTTTTTGAGCAACCTGTTGGGCATGGATTGGCGCTACGGCGCCCTGCATTTTATGCGTCACCTCATCGATGGGGATTGCCCGATTGACCATTATCAGTGGGCGATGCAAGCGGGGGTAACTCATTGTGTGGATAAACCCTGGACACGCATTTACAGAATTGAGCGTAAAGCCCAGGTGCTTTAG
- a CDS encoding alr0857 family protein — translation MLKLIYGETGVYVERVTQSQEDWLHQQHQLAACVGETLWQEIAIGTLLLPLDCASQLPADLDWIPCDEEWLEVELTGFWLAANSEVDTGTLVTQQEPSVEALLLRLWQEQERIRQPPEPV, via the coding sequence ATGTTGAAACTCATCTATGGCGAAACCGGAGTGTATGTGGAACGGGTGACCCAGTCTCAAGAAGATTGGCTGCACCAACAGCATCAGTTGGCGGCCTGTGTTGGGGAAACCCTTTGGCAAGAAATCGCCATTGGCACCCTGCTGCTGCCCCTGGACTGTGCCTCCCAACTGCCCGCCGATCTGGATTGGATCCCTTGTGATGAGGAGTGGCTGGAGGTGGAATTGACCGGCTTTTGGTTGGCCGCCAACTCGGAGGTGGATACAGGCACCTTGGTCACTCAACAGGAGCCGTCAGTGGAAGCGTTACTGTTGCGCCTTTGGCAAGAGCAGGAGCGGATCCGGCAACCCCCAGAGCCGGTTTAA
- the scpB gene encoding SMC-Scp complex subunit ScpB, with protein sequence MAPRRSRSVSDPLLDLQERDPSLERSFALKNQIEAILYLKGQPLELSALAQLAHCSREDAYDALLELMEDYTHRDSALEVLQVGEGFALQLREPFLELANQLLPPEIGVGATRTLATIILRGPLSQAELVELRGQSAYQHVAELVEKGFVTRYRKEGSRSQWLRVTDKFHRYFTVDELAKEAAETASLSEEPSEE encoded by the coding sequence ATGGCCCCTCGTCGTTCTCGGTCGGTTTCGGATCCCTTGCTGGACTTGCAGGAGAGGGATCCCTCTCTGGAACGTTCCTTTGCGCTCAAAAATCAGATCGAGGCGATTCTCTACCTGAAGGGGCAGCCTTTGGAGTTGTCAGCTTTGGCCCAGTTGGCCCACTGTAGCCGCGAGGATGCCTACGATGCGCTGCTGGAGCTGATGGAAGACTATACCCACCGCGATTCGGCTCTGGAGGTGTTGCAGGTGGGGGAAGGGTTTGCCCTGCAACTGCGGGAACCCTTTCTGGAACTGGCCAATCAGCTGTTGCCCCCCGAAATCGGCGTTGGGGCCACCCGTACCTTGGCAACGATCATTCTGCGGGGGCCACTCTCGCAAGCGGAATTGGTGGAATTGCGCGGGCAAAGCGCCTATCAGCACGTGGCTGAGTTGGTGGAAAAAGGCTTTGTTACCCGCTATCGCAAGGAGGGCAGCCGCTCGCAGTGGTTACGAGTGACGGATAAGTTTCATCGCTACTTCACGGTGGATGAGCTAGCCAAGGAGGCAGCAGAAACCGCTTCTCTCTCGGAAGAGCCATCAGAAGAGTAA